Proteins co-encoded in one Natrinema sp. CBA1119 genomic window:
- a CDS encoding polyprenyl synthetase, whose product MAHNLSLTDRRTEIDTRLERALDGTESGRLAPASTAVLERDTRWYGQLVALSHNSLATTADRAVAVPAATAIELLRGYLRLREELIRQLDNEAIDSLQREVTPALLASDYLYTSAYSTLGTLPADCIAECVEELTTVSESIIEALGSDCLQSPPSPAEYCSAIDNTAGALGRGAAVIGATLAGIDGPDGDHFATLGRGFGTVWKIQDILASDGLSVRTGTTLTERRLRQHANRRLRETDRALRQLSSAVDVPSLRAFGAETVSESIAGRSSDES is encoded by the coding sequence ATGGCTCACAACCTCTCACTCACTGACCGACGGACCGAAATCGACACCCGACTCGAGCGGGCGCTCGACGGGACAGAGAGCGGTCGGTTAGCTCCCGCCTCGACGGCAGTTCTGGAGCGTGATACTCGGTGGTACGGGCAACTGGTAGCCCTCTCTCACAACTCTCTGGCGACGACGGCGGATCGAGCGGTAGCGGTTCCCGCAGCGACAGCGATCGAACTGCTTCGCGGATACCTTCGGCTTCGCGAGGAACTGATACGCCAACTCGACAACGAGGCCATTGATTCGTTGCAGCGGGAGGTGACGCCCGCATTGCTGGCCTCGGACTACCTCTATACGTCGGCGTATTCCACGCTCGGAACCCTTCCCGCGGATTGCATCGCGGAGTGCGTCGAAGAACTCACGACCGTCTCGGAGTCGATCATCGAGGCGTTGGGAAGCGACTGTCTGCAGTCACCACCGTCGCCGGCCGAGTACTGCTCGGCTATCGATAACACTGCCGGCGCGCTCGGTCGAGGGGCTGCCGTCATCGGTGCAACGCTGGCGGGTATCGACGGCCCAGACGGCGACCACTTTGCGACACTGGGGCGTGGATTCGGCACGGTCTGGAAGATACAGGATATCCTCGCTTCTGATGGTCTCTCTGTCCGGACGGGGACAACACTCACTGAACGCCGACTCCGCCAGCACGCGAACCGACGCCTCCGAGAAACGGACCGCGCGCTTCGACAGCTTTCGTCCGCTGTCGACGTCCCCTCCTTGCGAGCGTTCGGTGCGGAAACTGTGTCGGAGAGTATAGCAGGTCGCAGCAGCGACGAATCGTAG